The following proteins are encoded in a genomic region of Proteiniborus sp. DW1:
- the guaD gene encoding guanine deaminase produces MSQKLIKDNIKIYKGHIMFTESPEKFNILENGFIIVEDNKVKKVASELPEEYKDIPVKDFGNKIIIPGFVDLHLHAPQFPNAGLGLDKELLPWLEEYTFPEEAKYKDTDYARKVYSRVVEELWKNGTTRSVIFASVHKESTALLFDLLVKAGLGAYVGKVNMDRNCPDFIREDTQESLKATREYLEAHVGKSELVKPIITPRFVPTCTVEVLEELGKMAKEFNVPIQSHLSENTGEVEWVKELHPEHKNYASVYDCYSLFGQKPTVMAHCIYNTEDEVGLMKDNEVYVAHCPHSNLNLSSGIMPVRYFLDKGVNVGLGSDISGGHKIGIPSVMAVAAQVSKIKWLETNKELAPLSTPEVFYLGTKGGGKFFGKVGSFEEGYEFDALVIDDSNFFGDDLTLEERIQRFIYLGDDRNIVERYVAGNKVEKPSF; encoded by the coding sequence ATGAGCCAAAAACTAATTAAAGACAATATTAAAATATATAAAGGCCATATTATGTTTACAGAATCGCCTGAAAAGTTTAATATATTAGAAAACGGTTTCATAATAGTGGAAGATAATAAAGTTAAAAAGGTAGCTTCAGAATTACCTGAAGAATACAAGGATATTCCAGTAAAAGATTTTGGAAATAAAATCATAATCCCTGGATTTGTTGATTTACATTTGCATGCCCCACAATTTCCTAATGCTGGACTAGGTCTTGATAAAGAACTACTTCCTTGGCTTGAAGAGTATACTTTCCCAGAGGAAGCAAAGTATAAGGATACAGATTATGCAAGAAAAGTTTACTCTAGGGTTGTAGAAGAGCTTTGGAAAAATGGAACAACTCGTTCAGTTATATTTGCCAGTGTTCATAAGGAGTCTACTGCCCTACTATTTGATTTGCTAGTGAAAGCAGGGCTAGGTGCTTATGTAGGTAAAGTAAACATGGATAGAAACTGCCCTGACTTTATAAGGGAAGATACACAAGAATCTCTAAAAGCTACAAGAGAATACTTAGAAGCACATGTAGGTAAATCCGAACTTGTTAAACCTATCATTACTCCTAGATTCGTTCCTACTTGTACTGTAGAAGTCCTTGAGGAGCTAGGTAAAATGGCTAAGGAGTTTAATGTACCTATACAATCTCATCTTTCTGAGAATACAGGGGAAGTTGAATGGGTTAAAGAGCTACATCCAGAGCATAAAAACTATGCAAGCGTATATGATTGCTATAGCCTCTTTGGACAAAAGCCTACTGTAATGGCTCACTGTATATATAATACTGAAGATGAAGTTGGATTGATGAAAGATAATGAAGTCTATGTCGCACATTGTCCACATTCTAACTTAAATCTTTCAAGTGGTATAATGCCAGTTAGATATTTCTTGGATAAGGGTGTAAATGTTGGATTAGGCTCAGATATAAGCGGTGGACATAAGATTGGTATTCCAAGTGTAATGGCTGTAGCCGCTCAAGTTTCTAAGATTAAATGGCTAGAAACTAATAAAGAGCTTGCCCCTCTTTCAACTCCAGAGGTATTCTATCTAGGTACTAAAGGTGGCGGTAAGTTCTTTGGTAAAGTAGGTAGTTTTGAAGAGGGATACGAATTTGACGCTCTAGTAATAGATGATTCTAATTTCTTTGGTGATGATTTGACTCTTGAAGAACGTATACAAAGATTCATCTATTTAGGTGATGATAGAAATATTGTAGAAAGATACGTAGCTGGAAATAAAGTTGAAAAACCAAGCTTTTAA
- a CDS encoding lactate utilization protein has protein sequence MDKNALFVIEERIKRTIENLEKNNMNGYFVQTEEEALKKVQELISEGDTVSVGGSMTLFETGVIDLLRNGKYNFLDRYEEGLNPEGIKEIFRKSFFADVYFTGTNAITENGELYNVDGNGNRVAAMLYGPDKVIVLAGRNKIVKDIDQAILRVKETAAPANNVRLNRDNPCAKTGQCMDCKQEGRICNEYTVIKRQNNKNRIHVIIINKELGY, from the coding sequence ATGGACAAAAATGCATTGTTTGTAATTGAGGAAAGGATAAAAAGAACTATTGAGAATTTAGAAAAAAACAACATGAATGGCTATTTTGTTCAGACAGAAGAAGAGGCTCTTAAAAAAGTTCAAGAGTTAATATCAGAAGGGGATACAGTATCAGTTGGAGGTTCAATGACTCTCTTTGAAACAGGAGTTATAGACCTACTCAGAAATGGAAAGTACAACTTTCTTGATAGATACGAAGAAGGACTAAATCCTGAGGGAATAAAAGAGATATTTAGAAAAAGCTTTTTTGCAGATGTGTATTTTACAGGAACTAATGCTATTACTGAAAATGGTGAGCTCTATAATGTAGATGGCAATGGCAACAGGGTTGCAGCTATGCTATATGGTCCAGACAAGGTAATAGTATTAGCAGGTAGAAATAAAATAGTGAAGGATATAGACCAAGCAATCCTAAGAGTTAAAGAAACAGCAGCGCCAGCAAATAATGTAAGACTTAACAGAGACAATCCTTGTGCTAAAACAGGTCAGTGTATGGATTGTAAGCAAGAAGGTAGAATATGTAATGAATACACAGTAATCAAAAGACAAAATAACAAGAATAGAATTCATGTCATTATTATAAATAAAGAATTAGGATACTAG
- a CDS encoding ATP-binding protein: protein MSKIAGKGCETVIPSSDKKTLEEIERSIIKKYRKPIWSKFIKAIKDYNLINEGDRVAVAISGGKDSLLMAKLFQELHRHGNVSFEVEYIAMDPGYHPDIKELLIENCEYLNIPIKIFESGIFEIADKMAQDYPCYMCARMRRGALYNKTKELGCNKLALGHHFNDVIETTLLNVLYAGNFKTMLPKLKAANFEGIELIRPLYYIEEVNIRRFIEYSGIWPLNCACMVAAERIGNKRYEIKDLIEELKKNFVNVDKSIFKAAENVNLDSILGWQKDGEKHSYLDFYE, encoded by the coding sequence ATGAGTAAAATAGCTGGAAAAGGCTGTGAGACAGTAATACCGTCTTCAGATAAGAAAACTTTAGAAGAAATTGAGAGAAGTATAATAAAAAAATATAGAAAGCCAATATGGTCTAAATTTATTAAGGCAATAAAGGACTATAATCTAATAAACGAAGGAGATAGAGTAGCAGTTGCTATATCGGGAGGAAAGGATAGTCTCTTAATGGCGAAGCTGTTTCAAGAGCTTCATAGACATGGAAATGTTTCCTTTGAAGTAGAATATATAGCCATGGATCCGGGCTATCATCCTGATATAAAAGAGTTATTAATTGAAAATTGTGAGTACTTGAACATACCTATTAAAATTTTTGAATCAGGCATATTTGAAATAGCTGATAAGATGGCTCAGGACTACCCTTGTTATATGTGTGCAAGAATGAGAAGAGGAGCTCTTTATAACAAGACTAAGGAGCTAGGCTGCAATAAATTAGCCTTAGGCCATCATTTTAATGATGTAATAGAGACTACATTGCTGAATGTTTTATATGCAGGTAATTTTAAGACTATGCTTCCAAAGCTTAAAGCTGCTAACTTCGAAGGAATAGAACTTATAAGGCCCCTATACTATATAGAGGAAGTAAACATTAGACGCTTTATAGAATATAGTGGAATTTGGCCTTTAAACTGTGCATGTATGGTAGCAGCTGAGAGAATAGGAAATAAACGATATGAGATAAAGGATTTAATAGAAGAGCTTAAAAAGAATTTTGTCAATGTAGATAAATCAATATTTAAAGCAGCAGAAAATGTAAACCTAGACTCAATACTAGGTTGGCAAAAGGATGGAGAAAAACACTCATACTTAGATTTTTATGAGTAA